One Brassica napus cultivar Da-Ae chromosome A1, Da-Ae, whole genome shotgun sequence genomic region harbors:
- the LOC111200371 gene encoding uncharacterized protein LOC111200371, giving the protein MASSHLQRAIENPTLELKVVSASGLSHVDATDEMDVYAVVSINDDKKQAAKTPIDYDGGPNPTWNHTIKLTVNEEAAREGRLTLKVELFSYWLKGKDDLYLGDVDISVHELFDSNPLPPSANGNVNKMKSLTFPIKVTEGGGTNAKLSLLYRLKPVPVKDSYPLAPQDHSPSIGQPVYPHSDQTTTTKLILEIVIKLAKNIEDVNAFLAMDVYASVAICKDREVKDRINTPVAFSANTNPKWNQKIKFLIDEKLGQEGRLMLLVELMSHRPLLGDKEIGSVRLPIQQLLSSNPPSSSASGDANGMKLETHALTGPYGKKGVVSFTYRFLAEQIRVATVTTPSTTSQPYIMYLPVKPHSNSSSDPVQVTSSYVAVQQGVISGTSNGLVPIYMPPQYPSHEYQQYSPRKQQPRAQPQPPPQHSQVKPLPQQQFSQSLPDTQEA; this is encoded by the coding sequence ATGGCTTCCTCACATTTGCAAAGAGCCATAGAGAACCCAACTCTTGAGCTCAAAGTTGTATCAGCCAGTGGCCTCAGCCATGTTGATGCCACGGACGAGATGGACGTATACGCAGTCGTTTCAATTAACGACGACAAGAAACAAGCGGCCAAAACACCCATCGACTATGATGGTGGTCCAAATCCGACGTGGAACCACACGATTAAGTTAACCGTCAACGAAGAAGCAGCCCGTGAAGGCCGTTTAACTCTCAAGGTCGAGTTGTTTAGTTATTGGCTCAAAGGGAAGGATGACCTTTATTTAGGAGACGTCGACATCTCGGTTCATGAGCTTTTCGACTCAAACCCGCTTCCACCGTCTGCAAACGGTAACGTCAATAAAATGAAGTCGTTGACTTTCCCAATCAAAGTCACAGAAGGAGGAGGTACCAACGCAAAGTTAAGTCTCTTGTACCGGCTTAAACCAGTACCGGTTAAGGATTCGTATCCTCTGGCGCCTCAGGATCATTCTCCATCGATTGGTCAACCCGTTTATCCACACTCGGATCAAACCACCACGACTAAACTGATCCTAGAGATTGTGATCAAATTAGCCAAAAACATCGAAGATGTCAACGCCTTCTTGGCCATGGATGTATATGCTTCGGTTGCAATCTGTAAGGATAGGGAAGTTAAGGATAGGATCAATACACCTGTAGCTTTCTCCGCCAATACAAACCCTAAGTGGAACCAGAAGATTAAGTTTTTAATCGATGAAAAATTAGGTCAAGAAGGGCGTTTGATGCTCCTCGTTGAGTTGATGAGCCACAGACCTTTACTTGGTGATAAGGAAATCGGATCTGTCAGGCTTCCGATTCAACAACTATTAAGCTCAAATCCGCCTTCATCATCAGCCAGTGGTGATGCTAACGGTATGAAGTTGGAGACGCACGCTTTGACCGGTCCTTACGGGAAGAAAGGTGTCGTGAGCTTCACGTATAGGTTTCTTGCAGAACAAATTAGAGTTGCAACGGTTACAACACCATCTACAACATCCCAACCATATATTATGTATCTACCGGTCAAGCCTCATTCAAACTCCTCCTCGGATCCGGTTCAGGTGACCTCTAGTTATGTGGCTGTTCAACAAGGTGTAATTAGTGGGACAAGCAACGGTCTAGTACCAATATATATGCCGCCTCAATATCCATCACATGAATATCAACAATATTCACCACGGAAGCAGCAGCCTCGAGCGCAACCGCAGCCACCACCACAACATTCGCAGGTTAAACCACTGCCTCAGCAGCAGTTCTCTCAGTCACTACCGGATACACAAGAAGCATAG
- the LOC106441432 gene encoding protein SRC2-like, with product MENPALELKIISASDVNHVDATDKVDVYAVVSMKGDHTQTKQAAKTPIDYDGGSNPTWNHTIKFSVNEKSACEGLLTIYVKLFSYWLEGENDLYLGEVNVSVQELIASNPPFANGNVNKMKLITYPLSFIGETKPNAKLSLSYRFKPVKDLYPPTPDYLSPFSQPIYPNPNPTGSCQPVIYSPELQTATVTKLAIELVIKCAKDIKKVNVFDEMHVYASVTIREGKKTVKHRSNTPIAFSAYQNPKWDHPVKFSLDEEISILEMSMS from the coding sequence ATGGAGAACCCAGCTCTTGAGCTTAAAATCATATCAGCCAGTGATGTCAACCATGTCGATGCTACGGACAAGGTGGACGTGTACGCTGTCGTTTCAATGAAAGGCGACCATACTCAAACGAAACAAGCAGCCAAAACACCTATTGACTACGATGGTGGTTCCAACCCGACGTGGAACCACACTATTAAGTTTTCCGTCAACGAGAAATCAGCGTGTGAGGGTCTATTAACCATCTACGTCAAGTTATTTAGCTATTGGCTTGAAGGAGAGAACGACCTCTACTTGGGAGAAGTCAACGTCTCTGTTCAAGAGCTTATTGCCTCAAATCCACCGTTTGCTAACGGTAACGTCAATAAAATGAAGTTGATAACTTACCCTCTCAGTTTCATAGGAGAAACAAAACCTAATGCAAAGCTGTCTCTCTCATACCGGTTTAAACCGGTTAAGGATCTCTATCCTCCTACACCGGATTATTTATCACCGTTTAGCCAACCTATATacccaaacccaaatccaaCAGGATCATGTCAGCCAGTCATATACTCCCCTGAGTTACAAACCGCCACGGTAACAAAACTAGCCATAGAGCTCGTGATCAAATGCGCCAAGGACATAAAGAAAGTCAACGTCTTCGACGAAATGCATGTATACGCTTCGGTTACAATCCGTGAGGGCAAGAAAACAGTTAAGCATAGGAGCAATACACCTATAGCCTTCTCCGCTTATCAAAACCCTAAGTGGGATCACCCCGTCAAGTTTTCACTCGACGAGGAGATAAGCATATTGGAGATGTCAATGTCTTAA
- the LOC106358603 gene encoding cysteine-tryptophan domain-containing zinc finger protein 3-like: MGESYELEEGEFNCSANYDLDVDLSYIDKKIENVLGDLQKKFELGSLDMFGPQVYKYGSFLPTYKRSPAVPPCQRSSMENNNAQRFPNNLPVKNVVQKFQSLPATSCKPASIQDSKTNQTSGSLLPQAPGKVTIKKEDARVPGSDSSDHKPIRLRIKMGSKILSQKVTMVCKDLGLDDSPTRNSHDGISRMLPHTSLEKTCESPSRILQDLTAIPVPEDLLMSPLPESLLNLKDKEKRYTLLGNEPVAKPGKVPFVQTQNKFSDVLGCGETPSGRRKRKAVDCFNATTLNATSSIGEVKKQKVCSTGALARESTTCGINSTSDGFTRKSNLQKVIKKDVESDPRVAIAKSNRMKVVGKHAEKEKEIYPIKLKQNSSKSSYGDKVLSKMPSKDTANKADFALPPASTSLDLDSWAECDTCKKWRLLPFSENPDKLPDKWVCSMQTWLPGMNHCRISQEETTNAIISIHGTKVHGPETSNADKSYHQSLTSGSLPNLIERKPQGVSSKSMVDAAKPTKSTSHVLKIKNIKLPLKTCNAAQISTDQKAKGKSAGTGIQIKIKKEKDGDNQESESSKQIKTGDGNKLSRDLKAEEIHCKRDLDCTPAERKTKRHDNDLYPSDVERATKKRLLKATTGSGSLCIKAHGIINTPARKFGDLSCSSLKTFLENRAGVTNVNAITHETMDRSSKSANDILQEAEKLKKLAGCFKSSGFDNEYKEVNFDAALRFLLGASIMEMSSTEKVEDGRMSHVEAYHTAAKLSESCAHQYETKKEMSAAALAYKCVEVACMRVVYCRSLGLSGELNELQKMVQMTPQGESPSSSASDIDSFCHQGVIDKSAKTKRGLSHGVGTLLPIARNHQNFVPLLEVTESMNLAMEASAKSQQALGAVTVVTSEETLHEDCVSAIKKVVDFSFHDVEALIQMIEVARDVLRSSKVRGP; encoded by the exons ATGGGAGAAAGTTATGAACTTGAAGAAGGAGAGTTTAATTGTTCTGCTAATTATGATCTTGACGTTGATCTCTCCTACATT GACAAGAAGATAGAGAATGTACTAGGCGACttacaaaaaaagtttgaaCTGGGATCCTTGGATATGTTTG GTCCACAAGTCTATAAATATGGATCATTTTTGCCCACTTACAAGCGTTCGCCTGCGGTGCCACCATGTCAAAGGAGTTCCATGGAGAATAATAACGCCCAGAGGTTTCCAAACAACTTACCAGTGAAG AACGTTGTTCAGAAGTTTCAGTCACTACCTGCTACTTCTTGTAAACCTGCAAGTATTCAGGATTCCAAGACCAATCAAACATCAGGATCCCTTTTGCCTCAAGCTCCTGGAAAGGTTACCATAAAGAAAGAAGATGCAAGAGTACCAGGCAGTGATTCGTCTGATCATAAGCCGATTAGACTTCGGATCAAAATGGGTTCTAAAATCTTGTCTCAAAAGGTCACGATGGTTTGCAAGGATCTTGGTCTTGATGATTCCCCAACCCGAAACAGCCATGATGGTATAAGCAGAATGCTCCCACATACATCTCTGGAGAAGACATGTGAATCTCCCTCCCGTATTCTTCAG GATTTGACTGCCATCCCTGTCCCAGAGGATCTACTGATGTCCCCTCTTCCTGAAAGTCTGCTTAATTTGAAGGATAAGGAGAAGCGATATACATTATTAGGCAATGAACCAGTAGCTAAGCCAGGGAAGGTTCCTTTTGTTCAGACACAGAACAAGTTTTCTGATGTTTTAGGCTGTGGGGAAACTCCAAGTGGAAGGAGGAAAAGGAAAGCGGTTGACTGCTTTAATGCTACCACATTGAATGCGACTTCATCAATTGGTGAGGTGAAGAAGCAAAAAGTTTGTTCCACTGGTGCCTTAGCCAGGGAAAGCACAACTTGTGGGATAAATTCTACTAGTGATGGGTTTACAAGAAAAAGCAACTTGCAGAAAGTTATTAAAAAGGATGTAGAAAGTGATCCTAGAGTCGCCATTGCTAAGTCAAACAGAATGAAGGTTGTTGGGAAACATGctgagaaggagaaagagataTATCCAATAAAGTTGAAACAGAACAGTAGCAAAAGTAGCTATGGTGATAAAGTTTTATCAAAGATGCCTTCCAAGGATACTGCAAATAAAGCTGATTTTGCGCTTCCACCTGCCTCCACTAGTCTGGACCTTGATAGTTGGGCCGAATGTGATACCTGTAAAAAATGGCGGCTACTGCCCTTCAGCGAAAACCCTGATAAGCTGCCTGATAAGTGGGTGTGTAGCATGCAAACCTGGCT gcctGGGATGAATCATTGTCGCATCAGCCAGGAAGAGACAACAAACGCTATTATATCTATTCATGGTACTAAGGTTCACGGTCCTGAGACTAGTAATGCTGATAAAAGCTACCACCAATCTTTAACTTCTGGTTCTTTGCCTAATCTAATTGAGAGAAAGCCACAAGGAGTTTCAAGCAAAAGCATGGTTGATGCTGCAAAGCCTACGAAAAGTACCTCACACGtgcttaaaataaaaaacataaagctGCCGCTCAAAACTTGTAATGCTGCTCAGATATCAACAGACCAGAAAGCAAAGGGGAAATCGGCAG GTACCGGTATTCAGATAAAGATCAAGAAGGAAAAGGATGGTGACAATCAAGAAAGTGAAAGTTCCAAGCAAATCAAGACTGGTGATGGCAACAAACTCTCCCGAGATTTAAAAGCAGAAGAGATTCATTGTAAACGAGATCTGGATTGTACTCCAGCAGAGAGGAAAACAAAGCGTCATGACAATGATTTGTACCCTTCGGATGTAGAGCGAGCCACAAAGAAAAGATTACTCAAAGCAACAACTGGTAGTGGCTCCTTATGCATAAAAGCTCATGGCATTATCAATACTCCTGCGAGAAAGTTTGGTGATTTGTCTTGCTCAAGTCTGAAAACATTCCTAGAAAATAGAGCTGGGGTTACGAATGTCAATGCCATTACTCATGAGACTATGGATAGATCCTCCAAGTCTGCGAATGATATACTTCAAGAGGCTGAAAAGCTGAAAAAGCTTGCTGGCTGTTTCAAG AGCTCTGGATTTGACAATGAATACAAGGAGGTCAACTTCGACGCAGCTCTCAGGTTTCTACTTGGAGCTTCGATTATGGAAATGTCCAGTACCGAGAAAGTGGAAGATGGGAGGATGAGCCATGTTGAAGCGTACCATACTGCTGCAAAACTTTCAGA AAGCTGTGCCCATCAATatgaaacaaagaaagaaatgtCTGCAGCTGCTTTGGCCTATAAATGCGTGGAAGTGGCTTGTATGAGGGTAGTGTATTGCAGAAGTCTAGGTCTGAGTGGAGAATTGAACGAATTGCAGAAAATGGTACAGATGACTCCTCAAg GTGAATCACCCTCATCATCTGCATCTGACATCGATAGCTTTTGTCACCAAGGAGTGATTGATAAGTCTGCTAAAACAAAAAGAGGTCTTTCCCATGGTGTTGGAACCCTTCTCCCTATTGCTAGAAACCATCAAAATTTTGTTCCGCTACTGGAAGTT ACAGAGAGTATGAATCTGGCAATGGAAGCATCGGCAAAATCCCAACAAGCTCTTGGAGCAGTCACTGTTGTCACCTCTGAAGAAACTTTGCATGAAGACTGTGTCTCTGCAATCAAGAAAGTTGTCGATTTTAGTTTCCATGATGTTGAAGCGCTTATTCAGATGATTGAGGTAGCCAGGGATGTTCTAAGGTCGTCAAAAGTCCGTGGCCCATAG
- the LOC106430993 gene encoding monothiol glutaredoxin-S4-like has protein sequence MEKLQKMVSEKPVVIFSKNSCCMSHSIKTLFIDFGVNPAIYELDEITRGKEIEHALAQLGCSPTVPVVFIGGQLVGGANQVMSLHLNRSLIPMLKSVGALWV, from the coding sequence ATGGAGAAGCTACAAAAGATGGTCTCCGAGAAACCTGTAGTGATCTTCAGTAAGAACTCGTGCTGCATGTCTCACTCAATCAAGACTCTCTTCATTGACTTTGGCGTGAACCCAGCGATCTATGAGTTAGACGAAATCACcagaggaaaggagatagaaCATGCACTCGCTCAGCTAGGCTGCAGCCCGACCGTGCCGGTGGTGTTCATAGGAGGGCAGCTCGTTGGTGGAGCCAATCAAGTCATGAGTCTTCATCTTAATCGCTCTCTTATCCCAATGCTTAAAAGCGTTGGAGCGTTATGGGTTTAG